In Clostridia bacterium, the sequence AGATGGCGCTGATGAATCGCAAACTCGATCCCGCTCTGGAGACGATCTTCATGATGCCTGCGGAAACGTACTCGTACCTGAGTTCGCGCTTGGTGCGGGAGATTTCGCAACTGGGCGGATCGGTTCGAGGATTGGTTCCTGAAGAGGTGGAAGAGCGCCTCATTCGTAAACTGAAGATTAATAACAGGGCGAGTGCCCGGAAGCTTGTCTCACGGAAAGCTATATCGAAGAATAGAAGGCCATAATAATCATGCCAGCTACTCCAACCACGGATGTGAAAGCTAAGGCGTTCTCCGACCGTATCAATCGTATAGAGATTTCTGCCACGTTAGCGGTGGTGAACGAAGCTGACAGGCTGCGCTCTGAAGGCGCGGACCTTGTGGACTTCGGCGCAGGCGAGCCACACTTTTCCACCCCGCAGCACATCAAGGACGCGGCGGTTGCGGCCATCCAGAATAACTTCACGAAATACACTGCCGTTGCGGGCACCGCAGAGTTGCGCGACGCCATCGTGGCGCGCCATGCGCAGGACTTCGGCTCGGCCTACAAACGCGAGGAAGTGATCGCCTCGACGGGCGGAAAGAACGCACTCTTCAACGCCTTCCAGGTCCTGATCGATCGTGACGACGAGGTCATCATTCCGGTCCCGTACTGGGTGTCGTTCAAGGACATTGTTCGTTACGCGGGCGGCAAGTGCGTCTTCGTCGAGACGGATGAGAGCAAAGGGTTCGCAGTAACGCCGGAGATGATCGAGCGCGCCATAACGCCGCGCACAAAAGTTATCTTGCTTAACTCTCCGAACAATCCTTCCGGCGCTGTGATCAGCCCAGAGGATATGACGGAGATCGTCCGCCTGGCGCATCGCCGGGGCATCTACGTGATGACCGACGAGTGCTACGTCTACCTGAACTACACGGGACGGCGCTTCTCCGCCGGGTCTCTGACGGAAGCGAAGGATAAGCTGCTGGTCATCGGTTCCTTATCGAAGACGTACGCCATGACCGGCTGGCGACTGGGTTATGCGCTGGGCCCGGCGGCGGTGATCAAGCAGATGCAGAAGTTGCAGAGCCAGTCCACGTCGAATCCAACGTCGATCGTACAGAAGGCAGCGGTCGCCGCACTGAGCGGCTCCCAGAAGTGCGTCGATGACATGATGGCCGACTATGTGACGCTGCGGGACAAGATCGTTAAGGGCCTGCGGGAGATCAGGGGCATCGAGTGCCACAAGCCTGACGGCGCGTTCTATGTCTATCCGAACGTAAGTGCCTTCTTCGGGCGCGGCAATCTCACGTCAGCGGCCGATGTTGCGGGACGCCTCTTGCGTGAGGCGCACGTGGTCGCCGTTCCGGGCGAGGCGTTCGGCACAGACGAGCACATTCGGCTCTCGTACGCCACTTCCGCCGGAGAAATCGACCGCGGCCTTGAGCGCATGAAGAAGTTCTTCGGAAGTATTAGCTGAGTTGTATTCGCAGCCAGGGTGGAAAGGCGAGATGACCGCTTCGCCCTGGTGCTGCTCTTCCTGGGAAGAAACATCTCTGCCGGTCCGAGACTCTAACAATTCGGCCACTCAGATCAGATCCCCAGAATCTAATACATAGGTGTGCACCGAGGAAGACACCGGGAACATGCAGGAACTGTATCCACTGCTGTTGATACCGCATTTTGATGAGCGCGTCTGGGGCACGCGTGACCTGGCCCCTGTCTATTCGCGTGTTGTGGGCAAAGAGCCTATTGGGGAAGTATGGCTTACGGGCGACCAATGCCGGGTCGCGAACGGGCCTCTTTCCGGACAAACACTGAGCGATCTCTGCCGCACGTACCGGACTGAACTTGTGGGCGATGTCGCGCCGCAACCTGACCGCTTCCCGCTGCTGATCAAGTTCCTGTTCCCCAAACAAAAGTTGTCCGTGCAGGTGCATCCGGACGACCAGACGGCACAGCGGATTGGACAGCCCTGGGGAAAAACAGAGTGCTGGTACGTCATGCGCTCAGTCGCGGGCGCGAAAGTTGCGCTGGGGCTGAAGCCGGGCACTACACGCGAAGCGTTTCGTGAAGCCATTGAGCAGAAGCGCGCCGAAGAATTGCTGAACTGGGTGGACGTAAAAGTCGGCGACATGATCTATGTGGATGCCGGCACGGTACACGCGATTGCGCCGGGTTCGATCCTGATCGAGACGCAGCAGAGTTCAGACATCACGTACCGGCTCTACGATTACGGACGTCCGCGCGAGTTGCACATCAGCGAAGGGCTGGCAGCGATGCAGGAGACGACTGGAGCCGGCAAGGTCCATGCGCAGGAAATCGACGGCCACAAGATGCTGGTTGCATCGCCATGCTTTATCGTCGAGCAATTCTCGGTGGCCGAGCAGACCACATTCACGGCAGAGCCCGGCAAGAGTTCGGCGCAGGTGCTTGTTGGTCTGGATGGATGCGGTGTCGTGGAATGTGAGAGCGCGCAGCCTGTTAGCTTCAATCGCGGCGAGGCCGTGTTGATCCCGGCCAGCGTTCGTCAGTTCGCGCTGCGCCCGCAGTGGAATCTTGAGATGCTTCGCATGAGGGTTCCGGTGGAGGAGATTGCGCCACCTGTAACCCATATGCCCTGACCTTTCGCGCTGCCAGTAAGAGAGCGGTTCCAAAGAGAGAAACGTGGCGAAAGTTCAAAAACCGAAGTTCTACCCTGTCATCCTGGCCGGAGGTCGCGGAACGCGATTCTGGCCACTCAGCCGCAAGAAGTTAGCGAAGCAACTGCTGCCGCTCAATAGCGAGCAGACGATGATCCAGGAGACCGTTGCGCGCCTGTTGCCCGCTGGCGATGCAGACCAGTTCTGGATAATTACCAATAGCGATCTGCGCGGCAACATTGTTCGCCAACTTAAGAACTTGCCAAAGAAGCAGATCATCGCGGAGCCGATGGGACGCAACACGGCGCCGGCGATTGGACTGGCGGCATTCATTCTGCTGCATCATGATCCGGATGCGATCGTGGGTCTGTTTCCCTCCGACCACGTGATCAAAGACGAGAAGCGTTTCCGGAAAGCACTAACGGCGGCGGTCGATATCGCTGCGGCTGGTGAGAACATTGTGGTGATGGGAATCCGTCCGACGCGTCCGGAGACCGGCTACGGCTATATCGAAACTGGCGCGGCGGCCGCGAAAGGCACACTCCGGGTGCGTCGTTTCACCGAGAAGCCCGACGCGAAGCGCGCGGCGCGATTCGTCGCAAAGGGAAATTACTTCTGGAACAGCGGGATGTTCATATGGAGCGCCAGCACGCTGGCGGCCGCCATATGCGAACACCTGCCGAAAACGGCACCGTACCTGGAAGAGATCGGGGCGGCGTATGGATCGCGCAAGTTCGAGAGCACGTTCGCGAAGCTCTATCCCAAGTGTGAGAACATCAGCGTGGACTATGGACTACTGGAGCCGCGCTCTTCCAAGGGCGAGCGGGACTCGAACATCTACTGCATTCCGGCGGATTTCGGGTGGAACGACCTTGGCTCCTGGGCGGCACTGTACGAGCATCACGCGGGCGAGCGCGATTCGAAGGCCGACACCAACGTCATCATGGGCGGACGGCAATTCACGATTGACGCGCATGGGAACTACATTCACGCACCCGGCAGATTCGTTGCTGCCGTCGGTGTGGAGAACCTGGTAGTCGTGCAGACGGATGATGCGCTACTCATTACTACGCGCGAACGGGCGCAGGATGTCGGGAAGGTCGTGAAGCATCTCGACCTGAAGAATTTCGACGATCTCGTTTAACAATTGGATTTTTAGCGCCGATACCCGAGACCTTGGCACTCGAAACTATTACGAAACTGAGAACTGTCTTCCTATGGACGTAAGCAAAATCAAGTTTGGCACCGACGGCTGGCGAGGCATCATCGCCGAGGACTACACCTTTGAGAACGTGCGCGCGGTTGGACGTGCCATCGCGTCTTATGTCCTGAACGAAGAGGACTGGAAGAAAGGCCTCGTGGTTGGTTACGACACGCGCTTTGGATCGAAGCGCTTTGCCGAGGCTGTTTGTGAGGAACTGGCGGCGGCTGGCCTGTGGGTACGCCTGTCGGATGACTACACTCCCACGCCCGCGATTTCGTATGCGGCGAAGAACCTGGACACCGCAGGCGGAGTGATGATCACCTCCAGCCACAATCCATGGAACTGGAATGGGGTGAAGTTCAAAGGCAACTTCGGCGGCTCGGCGACTCCGGCGATGATCAGCAAGATCGAACAGGAACTGTACGCGGGCGCAGCGCCGAAGCATCCTGGCGGAAAGATTGAGACCGTAGATTTCAAAAAGGACTACATCGCAGCAATCCTCAAGCTGGTGGATCTCGATGCAATCCAGCGTACCGGGTTCAAGTTTGCGATTGATTGTATGTACGGCTCCGGCCGAAACATCCTGGCAGACATCTTTGCTGAGCACGGCATCAAGCACTTGCAGATTCGGGCCGATGTGAACCCGTTATTTCCCGGCATCAACCCGGAGCCGATCCTTCCGCATGTGAAGGCGCTCCAGGATGTGGTTATAGCTGAAGCCTGCGATGCGGGCCTGGTGGTGGATGGCGATGCCGACCGCGTCGGCGCCGTAGCGGGCGATGGCAGCTTTGTAGATTCGCACAAGTGCTATGCCGTTTTGCTCAGCTGGTTACTGGATTACAAGAAGTGGCCCGGCGCGGTAACGCGCGCTTACAACACGACGAAGATGCTGGACCGCATTGCGGCGAAGCACGGCCGTGAATTCATCGAACACGGCATCGGCTTCAAGTACGTAACCGACATTGTGATGAGCGGCAAGCAAGTGCTGATCGGCGGCGAAGAGTCGGGCGGCATCGGCATCCCAAGCCATCTTCCGGAACGCGACGGCATTCTGAATTCGCTGCTGATCGCAAACGCAATGGCGGATTACGGCAAGACGTTGAAGCAGCTTGTCGATGATCTTCAAGGCGAATACGGGCAACATCACTACGGACGTCGCGATCTGCACATTCCGGAAGAGGTGAAGCAGGGAGCGTTGCGCCGTGCGGCCGCAGGCGTGCAGAAGATTGGTCCGTACAAGATTCTGGGTTCGGGCAATCTCGACGGCATCAAGTTCTACCTGGACGCCCCGCGGAACGGCAACGGCGCGGAAGCATGGCTGCTGCTTCGGGCTTCGGGCACGGAGCCTCTGATGCGCGTGTACTGCGAAGCGGCGTCGCCCGAAATCGTGCGGGAGATACTCGGCGCCGCAGAGGAATTTGTATTTGAGAAAGCCACCACGGCGTAGAGCAGGGGGAATTCACCAGAGGCGAAAGAAGTCCCTCGGCTGCGCTTCGCTTCGCTCGAAAAGACAAGTGGATACGGGCTGCTCTTCCCCCGAAGACGAAATGACCTCGGTTGTCGCCTAGGGTGCCGCCTTGCGTTTTTGGTTGTTGAGCAGCGCGTTTCCGGTATTATCGTGCATCCGTAAATTTGGAAATCATCATGGCAATCGCAGCGTCCCCCATCAGCGATTCGCCGGAAGCCCGGCGTTATAACCGCATCTCGCGGCAACTCAGCGTGGCGGACGCCGTCCTCGGCCTGCTGCTCCTTCTCGTTCTGCTCTTGACTGGGCTCAGCAAAGCACTCAGCCATCTTGCGCTCGTCATCACCGGGCAGAGCTATGTGCTCGCACTTTTTGTGTACGTGGTCGCGCTGCTTCTTCTGGGAAAAATCGCCAGCATCGGTCTTGATTACTACGGTTTCCGGCTGGAGCATCAGTATCACCTCTCGAACCAGAAGCTGGGATCGTGGGCCTGGGACCAATTGAAAGGGTTCCTGATAGGCGTCGTTTTCTCCACGGTGCTGGCCCAGTTACTTTATTCGCTGATCCGCTTGATGCCCCAGGTGTGGTGGATCGTGGCTTGGGCAGCGTTCCTGGCGCTGTTTATCTTCCTTGCGCAACTCGCTCCTGTAACGCTCTTTCCGCTGTTCTACAAGTTCCGTCCGCTCAACAACGACACATTGCGGGAGCGACTCACATCTCTGAGCGAACGCGCAGGAACACGCGTGCGCGGGGTGTACGAGTGGGAGCTTTCGGCGAAGTCGACAAAGGCCAACGCTGCGTTAACGGGACTGGGCGCCACGCGCCGCATCATCCTGGCAGATACGCTGCTGGCGCATTACAGCGACGACGAGATTGAGGCCGTGCTGGCCCACGAGCTTGGACACCATGTGCACAAGCACATCTTCAAAAGCATCCTCGTGCATGCCGTCGTGACTTTCATCGGTTTCTGGGCGGTGAAGTCGGTGCTTCGGTACGCCGTCATCGAGCAGGAGTGGTTCGGGTCGCAGTACGACTTCTCTAACTTGCCGCTGATCGTGCTCGTCACAAGCGTCATCTCGCTGTTGCTCATGCCGGTGTTAAACGGCTATTCACGCTTGAACGAGCGTGAAGCCGACCGTTATGCGTGGAAGTCGATTGCGAGCGTCGAGCCGTTTGTTTCGGCCATGAACAAACTGGCTGAGCAGAACCTTGCGGAGCGCAATCCCTCACGCTGGGTCGAGGTGCTGTTTCACTCGCATCCGTCAATTTCACGGCGAGTGAGTGCGGCGGAAGCGTGGGCGCGCTCGCGCCGCTAAGTTTTCGTCAGCGACCGCCGAGAAGGATTCCTTCCACCCGCTGCACATCCTCTTCCGTGTCTACGCCGACCGTGTCGAAAGGCGTCTCAGCAACGTAGATGCTGATGCCGTTTTCGAGAAAGCGCAACTGCTCCAGGCGTTCGCTGCGTTCGAGCGACGATTCGGCAAGACGACAGAAGGTGTCGAGCGCAGCCTTGCGGTACCCGTAAAACCCAAGATGCTTGAAGTAGCGAATGCCAGCGTTGCCATCGCGGTCGTGTGGAATGGTGGCACGTGAGAAGTAGAGAGCGCGTCCGGTAACGTCGGTGACAACCTTGACCGCGCTGGGATTTGTGACGTCCTGCGCCGGGCATGACGTCTTCAGCGTGCCGACATCTACGCCGGGGCGCGCCATCAGTTCAACAAGCGCGGAGATGTGTTCCGGGCGCGTCAGCGGTTCATCGCCCTGCACGTTGAGGTACACGTCGGCGTCAACCCATTGCGCGACTTCGTGCACGCGGTCGGCTCCGCTGCGATGCGAGGTGGAAGTCATGCGGACGTTCCAGCCATTGCGCTGCGCGAGTTCGTAGATTTCCCCGGCATCGGTAGCGATGATGACGTCTGAGAGGGAGTTGGCGGCGCGGGTGGCTTCGTAAACGCGCTGGATCATTGGCTGGCCTGCAATCTCGCGCAAAGGCTTGCGAGGCAGGCGAGTCGAGGCTAGTCGGGCAGGAATGATGGCAACGGCACGCATGAGAGTAGTTTCGAGCGTTGCGAGCGAAGTTGCAAGTCCGAGCCTGCGCGGGACAAGAGCGAGCTAGGCAGCGCGTGCTTCGCTAGTTGATAGGTTTAGGCTTGGCGCAGTCAACGACAGCTACAAACACGCGATCGCCCGTCAATCGGACATTGCGCAAAGATTGAGTGTAAGGGTGGGTGTGGGAGACTGCGTGTCCGAGGGCGTTGTAGTTGGTTACCGTGGATGCGGTGCATGGCAAACCTACTGAAATGCGCTCAGCCCTGCTGTCGACTGCGAAGCCGGTATGCTGCGGCACTTCGTCGTACTCGGAGCTTCGCAGCCAGCCGGCGATAACAAGCTTCCCGTCCTTACGCTCAAACGCGTGTACGACGCTCTGGCTGGCAGCTGCGCGATGTACGTTTGCATCCTGATCCGCGGTCCTCACCCGCTGAGCGAATAGCTTGTTGAAGAATCGGAACGCTTTAAACGATGGCTTGCGCGCGCCGTTCACGTTCTGAACTCCGAGGTGGTAATGGACCTTGTCGGCGGGCATACGGCGATCGGTGTGGAGGAAGTCATCGATGCGGTACCAACCGGCAAGCGTGATCTGGCCCGACACCGCAGTCATGATGAAGGACTTTAAGAGGAAGTCGGCCGCGTAGCGTTGCGAGTGCTCGTAACGATAGTAAGTGTTCGTGCCCCAGACGGAGGCCTGGTTTGGCCGGTAACGATAATCGGCGTAGCCCATTTCGTTCAGCCACAGTTCGGGCTTGCCACCGCTCCTGTCCGTGAGGCGCTTCATCTCCGGAATCCGTTTGAGGAAGACTTCCTCGGCGCGCTCCTCGTCCCAGGACTCGGGATACCCGTGCAGCGCAATCACATCCACAAAGCTGCCGAT encodes:
- a CDS encoding pyridoxal phosphate-dependent aminotransferase is translated as MPATPTTDVKAKAFSDRINRIEISATLAVVNEADRLRSEGADLVDFGAGEPHFSTPQHIKDAAVAAIQNNFTKYTAVAGTAELRDAIVARHAQDFGSAYKREEVIASTGGKNALFNAFQVLIDRDDEVIIPVPYWVSFKDIVRYAGGKCVFVETDESKGFAVTPEMIERAITPRTKVILLNSPNNPSGAVISPEDMTEIVRLAHRRGIYVMTDECYVYLNYTGRRFSAGSLTEAKDKLLVIGSLSKTYAMTGWRLGYALGPAAVIKQMQKLQSQSTSNPTSIVQKAAVAALSGSQKCVDDMMADYVTLRDKIVKGLREIRGIECHKPDGAFYVYPNVSAFFGRGNLTSAADVAGRLLREAHVVAVPGEAFGTDEHIRLSYATSAGEIDRGLERMKKFFGSIS
- a CDS encoding type I phosphomannose isomerase catalytic subunit encodes the protein MQELYPLLLIPHFDERVWGTRDLAPVYSRVVGKEPIGEVWLTGDQCRVANGPLSGQTLSDLCRTYRTELVGDVAPQPDRFPLLIKFLFPKQKLSVQVHPDDQTAQRIGQPWGKTECWYVMRSVAGAKVALGLKPGTTREAFREAIEQKRAEELLNWVDVKVGDMIYVDAGTVHAIAPGSILIETQQSSDITYRLYDYGRPRELHISEGLAAMQETTGAGKVHAQEIDGHKMLVASPCFIVEQFSVAEQTTFTAEPGKSSAQVLVGLDGCGVVECESAQPVSFNRGEAVLIPASVRQFALRPQWNLEMLRMRVPVEEIAPPVTHMP
- a CDS encoding mannose-1-phosphate guanylyltransferase, translated to MAKVQKPKFYPVILAGGRGTRFWPLSRKKLAKQLLPLNSEQTMIQETVARLLPAGDADQFWIITNSDLRGNIVRQLKNLPKKQIIAEPMGRNTAPAIGLAAFILLHHDPDAIVGLFPSDHVIKDEKRFRKALTAAVDIAAAGENIVVMGIRPTRPETGYGYIETGAAAAKGTLRVRRFTEKPDAKRAARFVAKGNYFWNSGMFIWSASTLAAAICEHLPKTAPYLEEIGAAYGSRKFESTFAKLYPKCENISVDYGLLEPRSSKGERDSNIYCIPADFGWNDLGSWAALYEHHAGERDSKADTNVIMGGRQFTIDAHGNYIHAPGRFVAAVGVENLVVVQTDDALLITTRERAQDVGKVVKHLDLKNFDDLV
- a CDS encoding phosphoglucomutase/phosphomannomutase family protein, whose translation is MDVSKIKFGTDGWRGIIAEDYTFENVRAVGRAIASYVLNEEDWKKGLVVGYDTRFGSKRFAEAVCEELAAAGLWVRLSDDYTPTPAISYAAKNLDTAGGVMITSSHNPWNWNGVKFKGNFGGSATPAMISKIEQELYAGAAPKHPGGKIETVDFKKDYIAAILKLVDLDAIQRTGFKFAIDCMYGSGRNILADIFAEHGIKHLQIRADVNPLFPGINPEPILPHVKALQDVVIAEACDAGLVVDGDADRVGAVAGDGSFVDSHKCYAVLLSWLLDYKKWPGAVTRAYNTTKMLDRIAAKHGREFIEHGIGFKYVTDIVMSGKQVLIGGEESGGIGIPSHLPERDGILNSLLIANAMADYGKTLKQLVDDLQGEYGQHHYGRRDLHIPEEVKQGALRRAAAGVQKIGPYKILGSGNLDGIKFYLDAPRNGNGAEAWLLLRASGTEPLMRVYCEAASPEIVREILGAAEEFVFEKATTA
- a CDS encoding M48 family metallopeptidase, which codes for MAIAASPISDSPEARRYNRISRQLSVADAVLGLLLLLVLLLTGLSKALSHLALVITGQSYVLALFVYVVALLLLGKIASIGLDYYGFRLEHQYHLSNQKLGSWAWDQLKGFLIGVVFSTVLAQLLYSLIRLMPQVWWIVAWAAFLALFIFLAQLAPVTLFPLFYKFRPLNNDTLRERLTSLSERAGTRVRGVYEWELSAKSTKANAALTGLGATRRIILADTLLAHYSDDEIEAVLAHELGHHVHKHIFKSILVHAVVTFIGFWAVKSVLRYAVIEQEWFGSQYDFSNLPLIVLVTSVISLLLMPVLNGYSRLNEREADRYAWKSIASVEPFVSAMNKLAEQNLAERNPSRWVEVLFHSHPSISRRVSAAEAWARSRR
- the kdsB gene encoding 3-deoxy-manno-octulosonate cytidylyltransferase; the protein is MRAVAIIPARLASTRLPRKPLREIAGQPMIQRVYEATRAANSLSDVIIATDAGEIYELAQRNGWNVRMTSTSHRSGADRVHEVAQWVDADVYLNVQGDEPLTRPEHISALVELMARPGVDVGTLKTSCPAQDVTNPSAVKVVTDVTGRALYFSRATIPHDRDGNAGIRYFKHLGFYGYRKAALDTFCRLAESSLERSERLEQLRFLENGISIYVAETPFDTVGVDTEEDVQRVEGILLGGR
- a CDS encoding beta-galactosidase, whose amino-acid sequence is MQHSIPFQLLRRVSFWLALVACSASALAQTATTAPAANKRATSHIQSINSGAFFQMQTAIGDDYFDGRDSRARVRRHLRVAKELGVGSLRCAFSWNGIQPQHDRYDFVFWDMLVDEAARAGIKLIPYVAYTPEWAARNKTEFWKQPPRDPALFAAVMTKLATRYRGRIHSWELWNEPDLNEYWQGSADEFAELVIAGAKAVHLADPDARIVLGGMSRGPGPFFETLVSKYQIGSFVDVIALHGYPESWDEERAEEVFLKRIPEMKRLTDRSGGKPELWLNEMGYADYRYRPNQASVWGTNTYYRYEHSQRYAADFLLKSFIMTAVSGQITLAGWYRIDDFLHTDRRMPADKVHYHLGVQNVNGARKPSFKAFRFFNKLFAQRVRTADQDANVHRAAASQSVVHAFERKDGKLVIAGWLRSSEYDEVPQHTGFAVDSRAERISVGLPCTASTVTNYNALGHAVSHTHPYTQSLRNVRLTGDRVFVAVVDCAKPKPIN